The following are encoded in a window of Neomicrococcus lactis genomic DNA:
- the lipB gene encoding lipoyl(octanoyl) transferase LipB: MNPTTTVLGLDPNFVPYQEAWDLQKKTHEAVANHSQSPEIFLLEHDAVYTAGKRTEEQDRPTDGTPVIDVDRGGLLTWHGPGQLVGYPIIELADKAGIRPYVETLEQALINVIADYGVKGERVKGRSGVWIVGDGITPDRKIAAIGIRVDHGVTMHGFALNCSHSIDPYNIIVPCGITDAGVTTISLEAGKTVTPSDVVDRVAEELVKLLTPLMKNQSAIETDVPQTEGINA; encoded by the coding sequence ATGAATCCAACGACAACGGTGTTGGGACTTGATCCGAACTTCGTTCCTTATCAAGAGGCTTGGGATCTCCAAAAGAAGACCCATGAAGCCGTGGCGAATCACTCCCAATCGCCAGAAATCTTCCTTCTCGAGCATGATGCCGTCTATACGGCAGGCAAACGCACGGAAGAGCAAGACCGCCCTACCGATGGCACGCCGGTGATCGACGTGGACCGTGGCGGCCTGCTGACGTGGCATGGCCCGGGGCAGCTCGTGGGTTATCCGATTATTGAACTGGCCGACAAAGCCGGAATCCGCCCGTACGTTGAGACGCTCGAACAGGCCCTCATCAATGTCATCGCCGACTACGGAGTGAAGGGTGAGCGCGTCAAGGGCCGCTCCGGCGTCTGGATTGTGGGTGACGGAATCACTCCAGACCGCAAGATTGCAGCCATTGGAATCCGCGTGGATCATGGTGTCACGATGCACGGTTTTGCTCTCAATTGCTCCCACAGCATCGACCCGTACAACATCATTGTTCCGTGCGGCATCACGGACGCCGGCGTCACCACCATTTCCCTCGAAGCGGGCAAGACGGTCACACCGTCTGACGTGGTGGATCGCGTCGCCGAAGAATTGGTCAAACTACTTACTCCGCTGATGAAGAACCAGTCAGCTATCGAGACCGACGTACCTCAGACGGAAGGAATCAACGCATGA
- a CDS encoding DUF4191 domain-containing protein: MASRNPQDTSAAEPRRSLFNRKPKAEKAEKQPGRFRQFGQVFQMTRREDPTVVWIMLLAFLAVVAVGLLVGLLLNNWITGLLIGIPLGLLAAVWIMSRRAERAAFSQLEGRQGAAGAAMSVLRRGWILKEQPVAINPRTQDLVFLGIGRPGVVLVTEGPTNRVRPLVDGEKRRMSRVLPNVPIHVINAGSLEGQTPLADVAKVMKKLPKSITKDEVHAVDMRISTLPSARLPIPKGIDPMKARPDRRAMRGR, from the coding sequence ATGGCTTCTCGCAATCCCCAAGATACTTCCGCGGCAGAACCACGCCGCAGTTTGTTCAATCGCAAACCCAAGGCGGAAAAGGCTGAAAAACAGCCCGGCCGCTTCCGTCAGTTTGGCCAAGTCTTCCAAATGACGCGCCGCGAAGACCCCACGGTTGTGTGGATCATGCTGCTGGCATTCCTCGCCGTAGTTGCCGTGGGATTGCTCGTTGGCTTGTTGCTCAACAACTGGATCACCGGCCTCTTGATAGGTATCCCGCTGGGTCTTCTGGCCGCTGTGTGGATCATGTCCCGCCGCGCTGAGCGTGCCGCCTTTTCTCAGTTGGAGGGACGCCAGGGTGCCGCAGGTGCAGCCATGTCTGTATTGCGTCGGGGCTGGATCTTAAAGGAACAGCCTGTTGCCATCAACCCACGCACGCAGGACTTGGTGTTCTTAGGAATTGGCCGCCCGGGTGTTGTTCTTGTGACCGAAGGTCCTACCAACCGTGTCCGTCCGCTAGTAGATGGCGAAAAGCGCCGTATGAGCCGCGTGTTGCCTAACGTGCCTATCCATGTCATCAATGCAGGTTCCCTCGAGGGACAGACGCCTTTGGCTGACGTTGCAAAGGTCATGAAGAAGCTTCCGAAGTCCATCACGAAGGACGAAGTGCACGCAGTGGATATGCGTATCTCTACGTTGCCAAGCGCTCGTCTGCCAATCCCTAAGGGCATTGACCCAATGAAGGCTCGCCCGGACCGCCGTGCGATGCGAGGCCGCTAA
- a CDS encoding RDD family protein, with the protein MARNGGSNEKNNEPINRQDVGSWLDGPPQLNQQEYPGQRLGRPADGPGSIARFPRRVGAIVIDWGLAMAISALFFNYDSIVTLLIFVAMQILFVGVTGHSVGHRAFGMQVQKLDGTGSYFLAGAIRSLLLALVVPAFIIDADQRGMHDRAVNTVLVRI; encoded by the coding sequence ATGGCAAGAAACGGTGGCTCCAATGAAAAAAATAATGAACCAATTAATCGTCAGGATGTTGGTTCGTGGTTGGACGGTCCGCCGCAGCTGAATCAGCAAGAATACCCAGGTCAGCGCCTTGGACGGCCGGCCGATGGTCCCGGCAGCATCGCAAGATTCCCACGACGCGTCGGCGCGATTGTGATCGACTGGGGCTTAGCGATGGCCATTTCCGCATTGTTCTTCAACTATGACTCCATAGTGACGTTGCTCATATTCGTGGCCATGCAGATCCTTTTTGTCGGCGTAACCGGACATTCTGTTGGTCATCGTGCCTTCGGGATGCAGGTACAAAAGCTGGACGGCACAGGCTCCTATTTCCTGGCAGGCGCCATCCGCTCGCTGCTGCTAGCGCTCGTGGTGCCGGCGTTCATTATTGATGCCGACCAGCGTGGAATGCATGACCGTGCAGTGAACACGGTGTTGGTCCGGATCTAG
- a CDS encoding serine/threonine protein kinase, translating to MPSHEPEPKFTVTPLATATNPARRAASSSSLPLVPGYRLSELIGTGSVSRVYLAEDVRTAAPLALKIFEDDDAGERFAALERESLRGVEHPHVVRLLGTATAETVDSSDLPVNILEYLPGGSALGVVRSLGPQSVGQTSAIVVPIAAAVAHLHGMGRVHGDISPDNVLFGADGTPKLIDGSASQRTGYRQFDAGTAGFHAPEAVTPQVLQPERDVYSLGALIWFLLTGRVPSLTSHRPALSVFIRGVNTDLVNLVEACLDEDPAARPNAGDVARRLLKIAEPEPVDITVTADHHAVPYVKTRHHFDRELIRRRARRRTIKMWASVGVSAVLTGAGVMMMLAAPANSAPQPSVDQPAAAQTEPHQPVAAAGSQDGLVDQLFALAAARDQALMDQDDAALEAIHADDSRSLRQDRTTVATLVEGKLRYEELSTSLQNVEVTTLAPAGKATVRAESVTKPFTVRNLGDNSQYHIETLPVQEVEFTLVKEGERWQLSDVALLHERSGT from the coding sequence ATGCCGAGCCACGAACCGGAACCTAAATTCACCGTCACCCCGCTAGCAACCGCAACGAACCCCGCGAGGCGAGCTGCGTCGTCGTCCTCCTTGCCGCTGGTTCCGGGCTACCGGCTGTCCGAACTAATTGGCACGGGAAGCGTGAGCAGGGTCTATCTTGCGGAGGATGTGCGGACCGCGGCACCGCTGGCTCTGAAAATTTTTGAGGACGACGACGCTGGCGAGCGTTTCGCTGCCCTCGAACGGGAGTCGTTGCGTGGCGTTGAGCATCCGCATGTGGTGCGGTTACTGGGTACCGCTACGGCAGAGACGGTCGACTCCAGCGATCTGCCGGTGAATATTCTGGAGTACTTGCCGGGCGGAAGCGCGCTCGGCGTGGTGCGGTCGCTGGGGCCGCAAAGTGTGGGGCAGACGAGTGCGATCGTGGTACCCATTGCTGCGGCCGTCGCACATCTTCATGGAATGGGGCGAGTGCACGGCGATATTTCGCCGGACAATGTGCTCTTCGGTGCGGACGGCACGCCGAAGCTCATCGACGGTTCCGCTTCCCAACGGACGGGGTATCGGCAATTCGATGCAGGAACGGCCGGTTTTCATGCTCCCGAGGCGGTGACGCCACAAGTACTCCAACCCGAGCGCGATGTGTATTCGTTAGGTGCCTTGATCTGGTTTCTCTTGACGGGACGTGTTCCTAGCCTGACCTCGCATCGACCCGCGCTGAGCGTCTTTATTCGCGGCGTAAACACAGATCTCGTGAACCTCGTGGAAGCGTGCTTGGACGAAGATCCCGCGGCCCGGCCCAACGCAGGAGATGTCGCCAGACGCCTACTCAAAATCGCTGAGCCTGAGCCGGTAGACATCACTGTCACCGCGGATCATCATGCCGTTCCCTATGTGAAGACACGTCATCACTTTGATCGGGAGCTCATCCGGCGCCGCGCTCGCCGTAGGACCATCAAGATGTGGGCATCGGTTGGAGTTTCCGCAGTCCTGACGGGAGCGGGAGTGATGATGATGTTGGCCGCTCCGGCGAACAGTGCGCCACAGCCGTCGGTAGATCAGCCTGCAGCAGCGCAGACCGAGCCACACCAGCCCGTCGCGGCGGCAGGATCGCAAGACGGACTCGTGGATCAACTATTCGCGCTGGCTGCCGCACGCGACCAGGCGCTCATGGACCAAGACGATGCCGCGCTTGAGGCAATTCACGCGGATGATTCGCGGTCCTTGCGTCAGGACCGCACCACCGTGGCAACTCTGGTGGAGGGCAAGCTACGCTATGAAGAACTTTCCACCTCGTTGCAAAACGTAGAGGTCACCACGCTCGCGCCTGCAGGGAAGGCGACCGTTCGTGCGGAGTCCGTCACCAAGCCGTTTACGGTGAGGAATCTCGGCGACAATTCGCAGTACCACATCGAGACGTTGCCTGTTCAAGAGGTGGAATTTACGCTCGTGAAAGAGGGTGAACGGTGGCAACTTTCTGACGTTGCGCTGCTTCACGAACGTTCGGGAACTTGA
- the lipA gene encoding lipoyl synthase — protein MSPAPEGRRMLRIEARNAQTPVERKPEWIKAKVNIGPEYVGLKKLVQGENLHTVCEEAGCPNIFECWEDKEATFLIGGSECTRRCDFCQIHTGKPSPLDATEPLRVAESVRQMGLRYATVTGVARDDLADEGTWLYAETVRKIHELNPNTGVELLIPDFSGKREYLEEICASAPEVYAHNLETVPRLFKSIRPAFRYERSLEVLSIGRELGMITKSNLILGMGETREEVSEALRDLHDAGCDLITITQYLRPTERHHPVERWVKPQEFVDISDEAEEIGFLGVMSGPLVRSSYRAGRLWARAMRSKGREIPAELAHIEDSGSTRQEAATLVASS, from the coding sequence ATGAGCCCGGCACCCGAAGGACGTCGCATGCTGCGCATCGAAGCGCGCAACGCACAGACGCCCGTTGAACGTAAGCCTGAGTGGATCAAGGCGAAGGTAAACATCGGTCCCGAGTATGTGGGCCTCAAGAAGCTGGTGCAGGGCGAGAACTTGCACACCGTGTGTGAAGAAGCTGGCTGCCCCAACATCTTTGAATGCTGGGAAGACAAGGAAGCAACCTTCCTCATCGGCGGTTCCGAGTGCACGCGTCGTTGCGACTTCTGCCAGATTCACACCGGCAAGCCTTCCCCGCTGGACGCCACGGAGCCGCTTCGCGTGGCAGAGTCCGTCCGCCAGATGGGACTTCGCTACGCCACCGTCACCGGTGTTGCACGCGACGATCTCGCCGACGAAGGAACCTGGCTCTATGCCGAGACCGTTCGCAAGATTCACGAACTCAACCCGAACACCGGTGTAGAGCTCTTGATCCCGGACTTCTCCGGCAAGCGCGAGTACCTCGAAGAGATCTGCGCATCTGCCCCTGAGGTGTACGCACACAACCTCGAGACCGTTCCGCGGTTGTTCAAGTCCATCCGTCCGGCGTTCCGCTACGAACGTTCACTCGAGGTCTTGAGCATTGGCCGCGAACTGGGCATGATCACCAAGTCCAACCTGATTCTGGGCATGGGTGAAACGCGCGAAGAAGTTTCTGAGGCTTTGCGCGATCTCCACGACGCTGGCTGCGACTTGATCACGATCACGCAGTACTTGCGTCCTACCGAGCGTCACCACCCAGTGGAGCGTTGGGTCAAGCCACAGGAATTCGTGGACATCTCTGATGAAGCCGAAGAGATTGGTTTCTTGGGCGTCATGTCCGGACCGTTGGTGCGTTCTTCCTACCGCGCCGGCCGTTTGTGGGCCCGCGCTATGCGTAGCAAGGGACGCGAAATTCCCGCTGAGCTGGCACATATTGAGGATTCAGGAAGCACGCGGCAGGAAGCTGCAACGTTGGTGGCTAGCAGCTAA